One region of Streptomyces capillispiralis genomic DNA includes:
- the dcd gene encoding dCTP deaminase, producing MLLSDKDIRAEIDAGRVRIDPYDESMVQPSSIDVRLDRFFRVFENHRYPHIDPSVEQADLTRLVEPEGDEPFILHPGEFVLASTYEVITLPVDLASRLEGKSSLGRLGLVTHSTAGFIDPGFSGHVTLELSNLATLPIKLWPGMKIGQLCMFRLSSPAEHPYGSERYGSRYQGQRGPTASRSYLNFHRTQV from the coding sequence GTGCTTCTCTCAGACAAGGACATCCGGGCCGAGATCGACGCCGGGCGGGTGCGGATCGATCCCTACGACGAATCCATGGTGCAGCCGTCCAGCATCGACGTACGCCTCGACCGCTTCTTCCGGGTGTTCGAGAATCACCGTTACCCGCACATCGACCCCTCCGTCGAGCAGGCGGATCTGACCCGGCTCGTGGAGCCGGAGGGGGACGAACCGTTCATTCTGCATCCGGGTGAGTTCGTGCTGGCCAGCACGTACGAGGTCATCACGCTGCCCGTGGACCTCGCCTCGCGGCTGGAGGGGAAGAGCTCGCTGGGGCGGCTCGGGCTGGTGACGCACTCCACGGCCGGGTTCATCGACCCCGGGTTCTCCGGGCACGTGACGCTCGAGCTGAGCAATCTGGCGACGCTGCCGATCAAGCTGTGGCCCGGGATGAAGATCGGGCAGCTGTGCATGTTCCGGCTCAGCTCGCCGGCCGAGCACCCGTACGGGAGCGAGCGGTACGGCTCGCGGTACCAGGGGCAGCGGGGGCCGACGGCCTCGCGGTCCTACCTGAACTTCCACCGGACGCAGGTGTGA
- a CDS encoding phosphoribosyltransferase, with protein sequence MSGMRENLSYEQFGVAVRELAQTIADDGYEPDIVLSIARGGVFVAGGLAYALDCKNIHLVNVEFYTGVGTTLEMPVMLAPVPNAIDFTDKKVLIADDVADTGKTLKLVRDFCLDAVAEVRSAVVYEKTQSLVKCEYVWKRTDEWINFPWSVQEPVVRRSGQVLDA encoded by the coding sequence GTGAGCGGCATGCGGGAGAACCTCAGCTACGAGCAGTTCGGGGTGGCCGTGCGCGAGCTCGCGCAGACGATCGCCGACGACGGGTACGAGCCCGACATAGTGCTGAGCATCGCGCGCGGCGGTGTCTTCGTCGCCGGCGGGCTCGCCTATGCCCTCGACTGCAAGAACATCCACCTGGTGAACGTCGAGTTCTACACGGGCGTGGGGACCACCCTGGAGATGCCGGTCATGCTGGCGCCCGTGCCCAACGCCATCGACTTCACCGACAAGAAGGTGCTGATCGCGGACGACGTCGCCGACACCGGCAAGACGCTGAAGCTCGTCCGCGACTTCTGCCTCGACGCCGTCGCCGAGGTGCGCAGCGCCGTCGTCTACGAGAAGACGCAGTCGCTGGTGAAGTGCGAGTACGTGTGGAAGCGGACCGACGAGTGGATCAATTTCCCCTGGTCCGTCCAGGAGCCCGTGGTCAGGCGGTCGGGGCAGGTGCTCGACGCCTGA
- a CDS encoding TetR/AcrR family transcriptional regulator, with protein sequence MEITRKAPIGRPRGFDADEALERAMKVFWEQGYEGASLTDLTSAMGITRKSMYAAFGNKEDLFRKALDRYTDGPASYAARAMELPSAREVATAFLTGSVRATTSPGCPAGCLGVQGSLAAGDAGRVAQDTLTAWRDDGRARLRDRFRRAVDEGDLPPDADPELLARYLMTVANGIAVQAAGGATRPELQRVADAALRNWPPL encoded by the coding sequence GTGGAGATCACCCGGAAAGCACCGATCGGCCGGCCGCGAGGATTCGACGCCGACGAGGCCCTGGAACGGGCGATGAAGGTCTTCTGGGAGCAGGGCTACGAGGGCGCCAGCCTGACCGACCTGACCAGCGCCATGGGCATCACCCGCAAGAGCATGTACGCGGCCTTCGGCAACAAGGAGGACCTCTTCCGCAAGGCCCTGGACCGCTACACCGACGGCCCCGCCTCCTACGCGGCCCGCGCGATGGAACTGCCCAGCGCCCGGGAGGTGGCCACGGCGTTCCTCACCGGCTCGGTCCGGGCGACCACGAGCCCCGGCTGCCCCGCCGGATGCCTGGGCGTACAGGGCTCACTGGCTGCCGGCGACGCGGGGAGAGTGGCCCAGGACACCCTGACCGCCTGGCGCGACGACGGCCGCGCCCGCCTCCGCGACCGGTTCCGGCGGGCCGTCGACGAGGGCGACCTGCCCCCGGACGCGGACCCCGAACTGCTCGCCCGCTACCTCATGACCGTGGCGAACGGCATCGCCGTGCAGGCCGCGGGCGGCGCCACCCGCCCGGAACTCCAGCGGGTGGCCGACGCGGCCCTGCGCAACTGGCCACCGCTGTGA